The following coding sequences lie in one Arachis ipaensis cultivar K30076 chromosome B05, Araip1.1, whole genome shotgun sequence genomic window:
- the LOC107643017 gene encoding putative transferase At4g12130, mitochondrial, with the protein MNRVAFTKSIYGRFRSIHHTAFKQFSDHRETQQLLDAGPVASLLKSRGVIRFRGPDTLKFLQGLLSNDVRSFGEPLGEKTANVPTPNVPVATVPPLYAALLTPQGRFLYDFFLYKPPKPDTKLDDTGTAPGSDPHDPFDLFADVDASALAELLHTLKKYRLRSKVEIDDVTEQFSCWQRYGAGVPVKSSNKEEPEAASLGWGAGVDNAGVSSSRANNIGWQWFKDPRLVCLGFRGIFPSNTIPPLVEAGKETDEQNYLLWRIEQGVAEGSSEIPKGEAVPLEYNLAGLNAISFDKGCYVGQELIARTHHRGVIRKRVVPLKFIDDDGKEVENKVIPGSEVMNTASGKKTGTVTTAMGCQGLGLLRLDDAFKGSNTLSIQGQEDVKVVASKPDWWPSEWLQDQQQTAYA; encoded by the exons ATGAATCGCGTTGCATTCACCAAATCGATTTATGGGCGCTTCAGAAGCATCCACCACACCGCCTTTAAACAATTCTCCGACCACCGCGAAACCCAGCAGCTATTGGATGCTGGTCCCGTGGCGTCTCTCTTGAAATCGCGGGGTGTTATCCGATTCCGAGGTCCTGACACACTCAAGTTCCTTCAGGGTTTGTTGAGCAACGATGTACGCAGCTTCGGTGAACCCCTGGGTGAGAAAACCGCGAATGTGCCAACGCCCAATGTTCCTGTGGCCACTGTCCCTCCTCTATACGCCGCACTTTTGACCCCTCAGGGAAGATTCCTTTATGACTTTTTCCTCTATAAGCCCCCCAAGCCTGATACCAAGCTTGATGATACCGGCACTGCCCCTGGCTCCGACCCTCATGATCCCTTTGATTTGTTCGCCGATGTGGATGCTTCTGCTTTGGCTGAATTGCTTCACACCTTAAAGAA ATACCGGTTGAGGTCAAAGGTTGAGATTGATGATGTCACAGAGCAATTCTCGTGCTGGCAGCGTTACGGTGCTGGTGTTCCTGTTAAGTCCTCCAACAAAGAAGAACCAGAAGCTGCCTCTCTTGGCTGGGGTGCTGGTGTGGACAATGCTGGAGTGTCATCTTCACGTGCAAATAATATTGGATGGCAGTGGTTTAAGGATCCTAGATTGGTCTGTCTGGGTTTCAGAGGGATCTTCCCATCGAATACAATTC CACCTCTTGTTGAGGCTGGTAAAGAAACAGATGAACAGAATTACCTTTTGTGGAGAATAGAGCAAGGGGTAGCAGAAGGATCGAGCGAGATCCCGAAAG GTGAGGCAGTACCACTAGAGTACAATCTTGCAGGCCTTAATGCTATTAGCTTTGACAAAGGTTGCTATGTCGGCCAGGAACTCATAGCTCGAACACACCACAGAGGGGTGATAAGGAAGCGTGTAGTTCCTCTAAAGTTTATCGATGATGATGGGAAAG AAGTAGAAAACAAGGTGATTCCTGGGTCAGAAGTGATGAACACTGCATCTGGCAAAAAGACTGGTACAGTAACTACCGCCATGGGATGTCAAGGGCTGGGGCTCTTGCGGCTAGATGATGCCTTTAAAGGGTCCAATACATTATCCATACAAGGACAAGAGGATGTGAAGGTTGTCGCTAGTAAACCCGATTGGTGGCCTTCTGAATGGCTTCAAGATCAGCAACAAACTGCTTATGCCTAA
- the LOC107643018 gene encoding probable LRR receptor-like serine/threonine-protein kinase At1g53420, whose product MASLQVVQLGDNQLVGSIPKQIGSLKQLSTLALQYNKLSGEIPLSLGNLEKLSRLNLSFNNFTGMIPATLAHLEQLKVLDIQNNSISGFVPSGLKRLGDGFQGANNRGLCGVGFSTLRACNKDQDMKVNHIDDSDQDLPKNDDTENALPEPANVKLNCNQTHCSKSRRFPQAVITAGLVTITLTFFSVGFLTFVKYRRQKQRIRNTSDSSEGKLSPCQPKDFIRKSPSPLVNLEYHNGWDPLSNQNLNQVRFNVDEVESATLYFSEANLLSKSKFSAVYKGVLRDGSLVAIRSINSTCCKTEEAEFVKGLTLVTSLRHENLVRLRGFCCSRSRGECFLIYDFATKGNLSQYLDMEDGNGHVLEWSKRVSIIKGIAKGIGYLHGDEASKPSLVHQNISVENVLLDQQFNPLIMDAGLPKLLADDVVFSALKVSAAMGYLAPEYVTTGRFTEKSDIYAFGVIVLQVLSGKKTVGGSIRLAVESLRFDDFVDRNLRGRYSKHEATMLSKLATLCTHELPDQRPTMVDVIQELNVFPANS is encoded by the exons ATGGCTAGTCTCCAAG TGGTGCAGTTAGGAGACAACCAATTAGTGGGAAGTATACCTAAACAGATTGGCTCCTTGAAGCAGCTTAGTACTCTTGCATTGCAATATAACAAATTAAGTGGCGAAATTCCACTAAGCTTGGGAAACTTGGAAAAGCTAAGCAGGCTGAATTTGAGCTTTAACAACTTCACTGGTATGATTCCTGCAACATTAGCTCATCTTGAGCAACTCAAGGTTCTAGACATTCAAAACAATTCAATATCAGGGTTTGTTCCTTCAG GATTGAAGAGACTGGGGGATGGATTCCAAGGTGCAAACAACCGAGGTCTATGTGGAGTTGGGTTTTCTACTCTGAGAGCTTGCAACAAAGATCAAGACATGAAAGTTAACCATATTGATGACTCAGACCAAGATCTACCCAAAAATGATGATACTGAAAACGCTCTTCCAGAGCCTGCAAATGTGAAATtgaattgtaaccagactcattgCTCAAAATCAAGGAGGTTTCCTCAGGCTGTGATCACAGCAGGTCTTGTGACAATCACACTCACATTCTTCAGCGTTGGATTTCTTACTTTTGTCAAATACCGACGGCAAAAGCAGAGGATTAGGAATACATCAGACTCATCTGAAGGGAAACTTAGTCCTTGCCAGCCTAAAGACTTCATCAGGAAAAGTCCATCTCCACTTGTTAACCTTGAGTACCACAATGGGTGGGATCCATTGTCTAACCAAAATCTAAACCAGGTTAGATTTAATGTGGATGAGGTAGAGTCGGCAACGCTGTACTTTTCGGAAGCCAATTTATTGAGTAAGAGCAAATTCTCAGCAGTTTATAAGGGAGTACTCAGAGATGGTTCTCTTGTGGCCATTAGAAGCATTAACTCGACATGCTGCAAAACTGAGGAAGCTGAGTTTGTGAAGGGGCTGACCTTAGTAACCTCACTGAGACATGAAAACCTTGTTAGGCTCAGAGGTTTCTGCTGTTCAAGAAGTAGAGGTGAATGTTTCCTGATCTATGACTTTGCCACCAAGGGAAACCTGTCTCAATATCTTGATATGGAAGATGGAAATGGACATGTGCTTGAATGGTCCAAGAGGGTCTCCATCATCAAGGGCATTGCAAAGG GTATTGGATATTTGCACGGTGATGAAGCAAGCAAACCTTCACTAGTACATCAGAATATTTCAGTTGAAAATGTTCTCCTTGACCAGCAGTTCAATCCGTTGATCATGGATGCTGGGCTCCCCAAGCTTCTTGCAGATGACGTTGTTTTCTCAGCTCTGAAAGTAAGTGCCGCCATGGGGTACCTGGCCCCTGAATACGTTACTACAGGACGCTTCACTGAGAAGAGTGACATCTATGCATTTGGTGTCATTGTTCTTCAAGTTCTGTCTGGGAAGAAAACTGTAGGTGGTTCGATACGGTTGGCAGTTGAGTCTCTAAGATTTGATGATTTTGTTGACAGAAATCTGAGGGGAAGATACTCCAAACATGAAGCAACAATGCTTTCAAAGCTTGCAACTCTCTGCACCCATGAGCTTCCTGACCAAAGGCCAACCATGGTGGATGTGATTCAAGAGCTGAATGTGTTTCCTGCTAATTCATGA
- the LOC107643019 gene encoding probable calcium-binding protein CML13, producing MGKDLSDEQVASMKEAFTLFDTSGSGRIAPSELGILMRSLGGNPTQAQLKAIIAEENLTAPFDFPRFLDLMAKHMKAEPFDRQLRDAFKVLDKDNTGYVSVSELRHILTSIGEKLEPSEFDEWIREVDVGPDGKIRYEDFIARMVAK from the coding sequence atgggTAAGGATCTGAGCGACGAGCAGGTAGCTTCGATGAAGGAAGCTTTCACTCTCTTCGATACGAGCGGCAGCGGGCGGATCGCTCCGTCGGAGCTTGGGATCCTTATGAGGTCACTGGGCGGCAACCCCACCCAGGCACAACTCAAAGCCATCATCGCCGAAGAGAACCTCACCGCACCCTTCGATTTTCCTCGATTTCTGGATCTGATGGCCAAGCACATGAAGGCTGAGCCCTTTGATCGCCAGCTCCGCGACGCCTTCAAGGTCCTCGACAAGGACAACACCGGCTACGTCTCCGTCTCTGAGCTCCGCCACATCCTCACCAGTATCGGCGAGAAGCTCGAGCCCTCTGAGTTTGACGAGTGGATCAGGGAGGTTGATGTTGGCCCCGATGGTAAGATCCGTTACGAGGATTTCATCGCCAGAATGGTTGCTAAGTAA